The proteins below are encoded in one region of Tessaracoccus aquimaris:
- a CDS encoding UTP--glucose-1-phosphate uridylyltransferase, which produces MSAAGLEAARQKMLDAGVSAPAIEVFSRFYELLESGATGVIREDTIEPLLDPPMLADVDITDAQAREAIGKTVIIKLNGGLGTSMGLDKAKTLLKVRDGMNFLDLIARQVLAARERYDARLPLLLMNSFRTEGDTLEYLAKYPELYVEDLPLSFVQSKEPKLRADDLTPVEWADDPTLEWCPPGHGDLYPALEGSGVLDKLIEHGFRYACVSNGDNLGAAPNATIAGWFAQSGAPYAAELCRRTINDKKGGHLAIRKEDGQLILRDTAQTAAEEMDYFTDEHRHPFFHTNNLWFDLVALRAALVERNSVLGLPLIRNEKTVDPGDSSSTPVIQIESAMGAAIEVFEGATAICVGRDRFLPVKTTNELLLLRSDVYSLTAEGKLVATTESAPEIALDSRYYKLVDEFSRRIPSAPSLRKASSLKVTGDWTFEPSVVVTGDVELLDEGGPATIPVGTHLGD; this is translated from the coding sequence GTGTCTGCAGCCGGTCTGGAAGCCGCCCGTCAGAAGATGCTCGACGCCGGAGTGTCCGCGCCCGCGATCGAGGTGTTTTCGCGTTTCTATGAGCTCCTCGAGTCCGGCGCCACCGGGGTCATCCGCGAGGACACCATCGAGCCGCTCCTCGATCCGCCGATGCTGGCGGACGTCGACATCACCGACGCGCAGGCCCGCGAGGCCATCGGGAAGACCGTCATCATCAAGCTCAACGGCGGCCTCGGTACGTCGATGGGTCTCGACAAGGCCAAGACCCTGCTCAAGGTCCGCGACGGGATGAACTTCCTGGACCTGATCGCCCGGCAGGTCCTCGCGGCGCGGGAACGCTACGACGCACGCCTGCCGCTTCTGCTGATGAACTCCTTCCGTACCGAGGGTGACACCCTCGAGTACCTCGCGAAGTATCCGGAGTTGTACGTCGAGGATCTTCCGCTCAGCTTCGTGCAGAGCAAGGAACCCAAGCTGCGCGCCGACGACCTGACTCCGGTCGAATGGGCCGACGATCCGACTCTCGAGTGGTGCCCGCCCGGCCACGGGGACCTGTACCCCGCACTTGAGGGCTCCGGCGTGCTCGACAAACTCATCGAGCACGGCTTCCGCTACGCCTGCGTGTCCAACGGCGACAACCTGGGCGCCGCACCCAACGCCACCATCGCGGGCTGGTTCGCGCAGTCGGGGGCGCCCTATGCAGCAGAGCTGTGCCGCCGCACGATCAACGACAAGAAGGGCGGCCATCTTGCGATCCGCAAGGAGGACGGGCAACTGATCCTGCGCGACACCGCCCAGACGGCCGCGGAGGAGATGGACTACTTCACCGACGAGCACCGTCACCCGTTCTTCCACACCAACAACCTGTGGTTCGACCTCGTGGCGCTTCGGGCGGCGCTCGTCGAGCGCAACTCGGTGCTTGGACTTCCGCTGATCCGCAACGAGAAGACGGTCGATCCCGGCGACTCGTCCTCGACGCCGGTAATCCAGATCGAGTCCGCCATGGGTGCCGCCATCGAGGTGTTCGAGGGCGCGACCGCGATCTGCGTCGGCCGGGACCGCTTCCTTCCCGTCAAGACCACCAACGAACTGCTGCTGCTGCGCTCCGACGTGTACTCGCTGACCGCGGAAGGCAAGCTGGTCGCCACCACCGAGTCGGCCCCCGAGATCGCGCTCGACTCGCGCTACTACAAGTTGGTCGACGAGTTCAGCCGCCGGATCCCGTCCGCACCGTCCCTGCGTAAGGCGTCCTCGCTCAAGGTCACGGGCGACTGGACGTTCGAGCCCAGCGTCGTGGTGACCGGAGACGTGGAACTGCTCGACGAGGGCGGCCCCGCGACCATCCCGGTCGGCACCCATCTCGGTGACTGA
- the glp gene encoding gephyrin-like molybdotransferase Glp translates to MLPRGANAVLPTTFGTLAEGRVRLVEKVAAGEYSRAAGEHLEAGTRLLSEGDTLDDRAIGLLAGAGIDKVMVRPRPRVVVVSSGEHLVDPGEEIGHGQSADANSFMIAAAARAVGATVFRVAVHSNDPATIKQVVTDQLIRADLVISTTGGKREDYEAVAAVMQEIGLVDSVNVAMSPGRMQTFGLIGEDQVPMLMLPGNPVSAYVTFQAFARPMIRQLMGAGTSHRAVRAIATQPLRSMLGQLHLLRGRVTSEGSVRQVAAVSMPHALGELAASNALIVVDEAVESVRAGRPSRSGSSTRSSLPTFRQHPTRPACRGANYTVVVYGGRMLAGILISLVVVAGLALALPWVMSQRTADVELDGDPTERFSNSVRILRRDVEDYQDEDTSAVSTPLTRRAEVHELRMIARQAAKRRLVVVCALLVAVVTLAVLAFLAIVPWWSLAVPGGLLVGFLAVARFSVVSMHRSLDTRAAAVERGFDENEDTETIDLTDFEGTEGIEISVDLSVPTTTGALWDPIPVTPATYVSQPLLPRTVRTIDLSAPVTATAPIVPTADHPAAEVVESEETMTTDNVAQFRPRAIGE, encoded by the coding sequence GTGCTGCCGCGCGGCGCGAACGCCGTGCTTCCGACGACGTTTGGGACCCTCGCCGAGGGGCGCGTGCGGCTCGTGGAGAAGGTCGCCGCAGGCGAATACTCACGCGCCGCCGGCGAGCACCTGGAGGCGGGCACGCGCCTGCTGAGCGAGGGCGACACCCTCGACGACCGCGCCATCGGGCTCCTGGCAGGCGCGGGCATCGACAAGGTGATGGTCCGCCCCCGCCCACGCGTCGTCGTGGTCAGTTCGGGCGAGCACCTCGTCGATCCGGGCGAGGAGATCGGGCACGGTCAGAGCGCCGACGCCAACTCGTTCATGATCGCCGCCGCGGCCCGCGCCGTCGGAGCGACCGTGTTCCGCGTCGCCGTCCACTCCAACGACCCCGCGACCATCAAGCAGGTCGTCACCGACCAACTGATCCGCGCCGACCTCGTCATCTCGACGACGGGCGGGAAGCGCGAGGACTACGAGGCCGTCGCCGCCGTCATGCAGGAGATCGGCCTGGTCGACTCGGTCAACGTCGCGATGTCTCCCGGCCGGATGCAGACCTTCGGCCTGATCGGCGAGGACCAGGTGCCGATGCTGATGCTGCCCGGCAACCCTGTCAGCGCCTATGTGACCTTCCAGGCGTTCGCCCGCCCGATGATCCGCCAGTTGATGGGTGCGGGCACCTCGCACCGTGCGGTGCGGGCCATCGCGACGCAGCCGCTGCGCTCGATGCTCGGCCAGCTTCACCTGCTCCGCGGGAGGGTCACGTCGGAGGGAAGCGTCCGCCAGGTCGCGGCGGTCTCGATGCCGCACGCGCTCGGTGAACTCGCCGCGTCCAACGCCCTCATCGTGGTGGACGAGGCGGTCGAGTCGGTCCGCGCGGGGAGGCCGTCAAGGTCTGGCTCCTCGACGAGGAGTAGTCTCCCGACTTTTCGTCAACACCCGACGCGCCCGGCCTGTCGGGGCGCAAATTACACCGTTGTTGTTTACGGTGGTCGCATGCTCGCCGGAATCCTCATCTCCCTTGTTGTCGTCGCCGGCCTCGCCCTCGCCCTGCCCTGGGTGATGTCGCAGCGGACGGCCGATGTGGAGCTCGACGGGGACCCGACCGAACGCTTCTCCAACTCGGTGCGGATCCTGCGCCGCGACGTCGAGGACTACCAGGACGAGGACACCTCCGCCGTGTCGACGCCGTTGACGCGCCGCGCTGAGGTGCATGAACTGCGGATGATCGCGCGCCAGGCGGCGAAGCGTCGCCTCGTGGTCGTGTGCGCGCTGCTCGTCGCCGTGGTGACGCTCGCGGTGCTCGCCTTCCTGGCGATCGTGCCGTGGTGGAGCCTCGCCGTTCCCGGCGGACTGCTCGTCGGCTTCCTCGCGGTCGCCCGGTTCTCCGTGGTCTCGATGCACCGCAGCCTCGACACCCGCGCCGCGGCCGTGGAGCGGGGCTTCGACGAGAACGAGGACACCGAGACGATCGACCTCACCGACTTCGAGGGCACCGAGGGGATCGAGATCTCCGTCGACCTGTCGGTGCCGACCACGACCGGCGCGCTGTGGGACCCGATCCCCGTCACGCCCGCCACGTACGTGTCGCAGCCGCTGCTGCCGCGCACGGTCCGCACCATCGACCTGTCGGCCCCCGTGACAGCCACCGCGCCGATCGTCCCGACCGCCGACCACCCGGCGGCGGAGGTCGTCGAATCGGAGGAGACGATGACCACTGACAACGTCGCCCAGTTCCGCCCGCGCGCGATCGGCGAGTGA
- a CDS encoding FmdB family zinc ribbon protein → MPTYQYRCTNCGNELEAVQKFSDPALTVCPECEGELRKVFSAVGVVFKGSGFYRTDSRKSSSLPASEKKSDAPAAKPAKTESAPAAAAPQAKSA, encoded by the coding sequence ATGCCCACGTACCAGTACCGCTGCACCAACTGCGGCAACGAGCTCGAGGCTGTGCAGAAGTTCTCGGACCCCGCGCTGACCGTGTGCCCGGAGTGCGAGGGTGAGCTCCGCAAGGTCTTCAGCGCCGTCGGCGTGGTCTTCAAGGGTTCCGGCTTCTACCGCACCGACTCGCGCAAGTCGTCGTCGCTGCCCGCCTCGGAGAAGAAGTCCGACGCTCCGGCGGCCAAGCCCGCCAAGACCGAGTCGGCCCCGGCCGCGGCCGCTCCCCAGGCAAAGTCGGCCTGA
- the mscL gene encoding large conductance mechanosensitive channel protein MscL: MKGFKEFLLRGNLVELAVAFVIGGAFATVVEAFTTMFMDILGKAGGTPDFSAWKPGGVSVGVFLTALVAFVIMAAVVYFGVVLPYNKAKARFEKPAEEAAAAPTTEDLLVEIRDVLKTQRN; this comes from the coding sequence ATGAAGGGTTTCAAGGAATTCCTGCTGCGCGGCAACCTCGTTGAGTTGGCCGTCGCCTTCGTCATCGGCGGCGCGTTCGCCACCGTCGTCGAGGCCTTCACCACGATGTTCATGGACATCCTCGGCAAGGCCGGCGGCACGCCGGACTTCTCCGCCTGGAAGCCGGGCGGCGTCAGCGTCGGCGTGTTCCTGACCGCGCTCGTCGCGTTCGTCATCATGGCCGCCGTCGTCTACTTCGGCGTCGTGCTCCCCTACAACAAGGCCAAGGCGCGCTTCGAGAAGCCCGCCGAGGAAGCGGCCGCGGCTCCCACGACCGAGGACCTGCTCGTCGAGATCCGCGACGTGCTGAAGACCCAGCGCAACTGA
- a CDS encoding 5-formyltetrahydrofolate cyclo-ligase: MLSRHRKDSLRAAVLAERSALSPAVWDAEDRARTEHVLARLTGRSGTVALYASLPGEPGTTALIDALADAGWRVLLPVLRRRVDWAEFASWGQMVPGWRDIPEPNGPRLGPEALARANLVFVSALSVGLDGSRLGTGGGWYDRALPSRTPGTPVVALARGAEVVASVPMEEHDVAVQGVVTETEWVELER, from the coding sequence ATGCTCAGCCGACACAGGAAGGACTCGCTGCGAGCCGCCGTGTTGGCCGAGCGATCCGCCCTCTCCCCCGCCGTCTGGGACGCAGAGGACCGCGCCCGCACCGAGCATGTCCTCGCGCGGCTCACCGGTCGCTCCGGCACCGTCGCGTTGTACGCCTCCCTGCCTGGGGAGCCGGGCACCACCGCACTCATCGACGCCTTGGCCGACGCCGGCTGGAGAGTCCTTCTTCCGGTGCTGAGGCGGCGCGTCGACTGGGCCGAGTTCGCCTCGTGGGGCCAGATGGTGCCCGGCTGGCGCGACATCCCCGAGCCGAACGGCCCGCGTCTGGGGCCGGAGGCTCTCGCGCGGGCGAATCTCGTCTTCGTCTCCGCCTTGAGCGTCGGGCTGGACGGCTCCCGGCTCGGCACCGGCGGCGGCTGGTACGACCGGGCGCTCCCGTCGCGCACCCCCGGCACCCCGGTCGTGGCGCTTGCCCGAGGAGCGGAGGTCGTCGCCTCGGTGCCGATGGAGGAGCACGACGTGGCAGTCCAGGGCGTTGTCACCGAGACGGAATGGGTCGAACTGGAGCGCTGA
- a CDS encoding ABC transporter permease has translation MLGFLGRRIVSGVVLVFAITTLAFLLLYLGSGDIARRILGQTATQEQVTAKAHELGLDRPIWEQYTGWLGNALSGNLGRSWFSGQLVIDGVTNRLTVTLSLVIGATIITALIAVVLGVWAALAGGWVDRTIQFLTVLGMAVPGFLIAVALVVVFAINLGWFNATGYTSIADDAFAWARSVTLPIVALSIGGASAVTQQIRGSVVDALQRDYVRTLRSRGLSTRSVVFKHVLRNAVGPALAVLNVQFVGMLGGAVIVEQVFQMPGLGQLAVGATTQGDVPIVMGLVVTTAIIVIVVNLVIDIAQGLLNPKVRLA, from the coding sequence ATGCTCGGATTCCTTGGACGCAGGATCGTCTCAGGGGTGGTGCTGGTGTTCGCCATCACCACCCTCGCGTTCCTGCTGCTCTACCTCGGCAGCGGCGACATCGCGCGCCGCATTCTCGGACAGACCGCCACCCAGGAACAGGTGACGGCAAAGGCGCACGAGCTAGGACTCGATCGTCCCATCTGGGAGCAGTACACGGGCTGGTTGGGCAACGCTCTCTCCGGCAACCTCGGCCGCTCCTGGTTCTCCGGCCAACTCGTCATTGACGGCGTGACAAACCGTCTGACGGTCACCCTCTCGCTCGTCATCGGGGCCACGATCATCACGGCGCTCATCGCCGTCGTGCTCGGGGTCTGGGCGGCGCTTGCAGGGGGCTGGGTCGACCGCACCATCCAGTTCCTCACCGTCCTGGGCATGGCCGTCCCCGGCTTCCTGATCGCCGTGGCCCTCGTGGTGGTGTTCGCCATCAACCTTGGCTGGTTCAACGCGACGGGCTATACGAGCATCGCCGACGACGCGTTCGCTTGGGCGCGCTCGGTCACGCTCCCCATCGTGGCCCTGTCGATCGGCGGCGCGTCCGCCGTCACACAGCAGATCCGCGGCTCCGTCGTCGACGCGCTGCAGCGCGACTACGTCCGCACCCTCCGTTCGCGGGGGCTCAGCACCCGCAGCGTCGTCTTCAAGCACGTCCTGCGTAACGCCGTCGGGCCAGCGTTGGCAGTGCTCAATGTGCAGTTCGTCGGCATGCTCGGCGGCGCCGTGATCGTGGAGCAGGTCTTCCAGATGCCTGGCCTCGGCCAACTGGCGGTCGGTGCGACCACCCAGGGCGATGTCCCCATCGTGATGGGGTTGGTCGTCACCACGGCGATCATCGTCATCGTCGTCAACCTGGTGATCGACATCGCCCAGGGTCTGCTCAATCCGAAGGTGAGGCTCGCATGA
- a CDS encoding TetR/AcrR family transcriptional regulator has protein sequence MLPFAPLRAEDDDQGPRGKYRKTAKTRAKILEAALAVFSEFGFEAGTLRQVAELAGISQAGLLHHYPNKVALLSALLDKRDERAMEDTQDLGRGARHLLAAFDFARSNAETPFEIDLFAVLSAEATRPDHPANDYMRRRYRWVAGMMEESFTVLHDEGHLVGGIEPAEAASQLIALWDGLQIQWLLGVGEVNIADRLESFTNLLLTRPLAELAAPADSLL, from the coding sequence ATGCTTCCGTTTGCTCCCCTGCGAGCCGAGGACGACGATCAGGGTCCGCGGGGCAAGTACCGAAAGACGGCGAAGACCAGGGCAAAGATCCTGGAGGCCGCTCTGGCCGTCTTCAGCGAGTTCGGATTCGAGGCGGGCACGCTGCGTCAGGTCGCAGAGCTTGCGGGGATCAGCCAGGCGGGCCTACTGCACCACTACCCCAACAAGGTGGCACTCCTGTCGGCCCTCTTGGACAAGCGCGACGAGCGCGCCATGGAGGACACCCAGGACCTCGGTCGCGGCGCGCGCCACCTGCTGGCGGCCTTCGACTTCGCCCGCTCCAATGCAGAGACCCCCTTCGAGATCGACCTGTTCGCCGTGCTGTCCGCAGAGGCGACCCGACCCGACCATCCGGCCAACGACTACATGCGCCGCCGCTACCGCTGGGTGGCCGGGATGATGGAGGAATCCTTCACGGTGCTGCATGACGAGGGCCACCTGGTCGGCGGCATCGAGCCTGCGGAGGCGGCCAGCCAACTGATCGCCCTGTGGGACGGCCTCCAGATCCAGTGGCTGCTAGGGGTGGGCGAGGTCAACATCGCGGACCGGTTGGAGTCGTTCACGAACCTGTTGCTGACCCGCCCGCTCGCCGAGTTGGCCGCCCCGGCCGACTCGCTGCTCTGA
- a CDS encoding SAF domain-containing protein — translation MRRIATSIVTFVSWHRRAIGALLAAASVLLLAEALRTPVETVDALVATVALPAGHTITPADVEVRALPPGALPDDSLASPDDAIGRTLAAAVSGSTVLQPGSLANDHRAADGRAIVPIAVSDDGLRALLSPGDRVSLVTQGPDSMVVLCSDAIIVALPSGPDPAGRLADATQRPSTMILVEVPQEDAANVATFGQGVGVSVILGTV, via the coding sequence ATGCGACGCATTGCCACCTCCATCGTCACCTTCGTCTCCTGGCACAGACGCGCGATCGGCGCGCTGCTGGCCGCCGCGTCCGTCCTGCTGCTCGCTGAGGCGCTGAGGACGCCCGTCGAGACGGTCGACGCCCTGGTCGCCACCGTCGCGCTGCCCGCCGGGCACACCATCACCCCCGCCGATGTGGAGGTCAGGGCTCTACCGCCCGGAGCCTTGCCCGACGACTCCCTGGCCTCGCCAGATGACGCGATCGGGCGCACCCTCGCGGCGGCGGTCAGCGGCAGCACAGTGCTGCAGCCTGGCTCGCTCGCCAACGATCACCGGGCAGCAGACGGGCGCGCGATCGTGCCGATCGCCGTCTCCGACGACGGGCTGCGAGCGCTGCTCTCCCCCGGTGACAGGGTCTCCCTGGTGACCCAAGGCCCCGATTCCATGGTGGTGCTCTGCTCAGACGCGATCATCGTGGCGCTTCCCTCCGGGCCGGACCCCGCCGGGCGCCTGGCGGACGCGACCCAGCGGCCCTCAACGATGATCCTCGTCGAGGTCCCTCAGGAAGATGCGGCCAACGTCGCGACGTTCGGACAGGGGGTCGGGGTCAGCGTGATTTTGGGCACGGTGTAG
- a CDS encoding ABC transporter substrate-binding protein, with protein MDPYLATEWKYDDTETTLTLTIRDGVTFSDGEKLDAEAVAVSMNRFKSGTGPDAGYMRNVDTIKADGATSVVVTFTAPDPAFLNYLTRTAGLVMSPKAVSNADLPTNPVGSGPYTLDVGATVTETSYTFVQREGYWNKDVQHYEKIVMRVFQDPTSMLNALRANELNYAKLAVADTFDQAKAAGWTLNKNELDFQGLLLFDRAGTQVKELGDVRVRQAINHAIDRPALLQAVALGFGTVSTQVFPTTSVAYDKSLDERYPYDVAKAKSLMKEAGYEAGFNITMPSSAVLGTTVYALITQALGEIGIRVTNEDPGSNFIADMLAPKWSACFMALEQNPDWQLTQFMIAKDAVFNPFKYADPDVDAMLNEYRTAAQDRRTEIIKELNKHIVEQAWFAPFYRVEGVVATDPKTAVKMLPTNTLPNIYDITPA; from the coding sequence ATCGATCCGTACCTCGCCACGGAGTGGAAGTACGACGACACCGAGACGACCCTCACCCTCACGATCCGTGACGGCGTGACGTTCTCCGACGGCGAAAAGCTCGACGCCGAGGCGGTCGCCGTCAGCATGAACCGCTTCAAGTCGGGCACCGGTCCCGACGCCGGCTACATGCGCAACGTCGACACGATCAAGGCAGACGGAGCCACCAGCGTTGTGGTGACCTTCACCGCGCCGGACCCGGCCTTCCTCAACTACCTCACCAGGACCGCAGGGCTCGTGATGAGCCCCAAGGCCGTCAGCAACGCCGACCTGCCGACCAATCCCGTCGGCTCCGGCCCCTACACGCTCGACGTCGGCGCCACCGTCACCGAGACCAGCTACACCTTCGTGCAGCGGGAGGGGTACTGGAACAAGGACGTGCAGCACTACGAGAAGATCGTGATGCGCGTCTTCCAGGATCCGACGTCGATGCTCAACGCGCTGCGCGCCAACGAACTCAACTACGCCAAGCTCGCCGTCGCCGACACCTTCGACCAGGCGAAGGCGGCAGGCTGGACGCTGAACAAGAACGAGCTCGACTTCCAGGGCCTGCTGCTGTTCGACCGCGCGGGCACCCAGGTCAAGGAACTCGGCGACGTCCGCGTCCGCCAGGCCATCAACCACGCGATCGACCGGCCGGCGTTGCTGCAGGCCGTCGCGCTCGGCTTCGGCACCGTCTCCACGCAGGTCTTTCCGACCACCTCGGTCGCCTACGACAAGTCGCTCGACGAGCGCTACCCCTACGACGTGGCGAAGGCGAAGTCCCTGATGAAGGAGGCCGGCTACGAGGCCGGGTTCAACATCACGATGCCCAGCTCTGCGGTGCTCGGGACCACCGTGTACGCGCTGATCACCCAAGCCCTGGGCGAGATCGGCATCCGGGTCACGAATGAGGACCCCGGCTCCAACTTCATCGCCGACATGCTCGCTCCCAAGTGGTCAGCCTGTTTCATGGCGCTCGAGCAGAACCCGGACTGGCAATTGACGCAGTTCATGATCGCGAAGGACGCGGTGTTCAACCCGTTCAAGTACGCCGATCCGGACGTCGACGCGATGCTCAACGAGTACCGCACCGCCGCACAGGACCGCCGAACCGAGATCATCAAGGAGCTCAACAAGCACATCGTCGAGCAGGCCTGGTTCGCGCCGTTCTACCGGGTCGAGGGCGTCGTGGCCACCGACCCCAAGACGGCGGTCAAGATGCTGCCGACGAACACCCTTCCCAACATCTACGACATCACCCCCGCCTGA
- a CDS encoding FAD:protein FMN transferase, with amino-acid sequence MGRYPHEATFTVMDLDCLVITTEPEELFPAIDEVIETVNTLAATASLDLHGSEVSRLGRLARFAEITVPASDTLIDYLRAALWAADLTGGLVDPTVGSLASDDTSRGWERIVLGDGVVTLPRGCVLDLGATAPARAADLLVRRLAEEHRGGFLVSIGGDMAVAGDHPDEGWRIPVTSPTGKMLQLVSTTRAALARSASASTDGAPAVVDPRTGDAADRVWTQVTVAACTALEANAWATASVVLGERAPDWLTHFGVSARLERRTGTTRFTKGWPHPRLVAA; translated from the coding sequence ATGGGTCGTTACCCGCACGAAGCCACGTTCACCGTCATGGACCTCGATTGCCTCGTCATCACGACCGAGCCAGAGGAACTCTTCCCCGCCATTGACGAGGTCATCGAAACCGTCAACACCCTCGCCGCCACCGCCTCTCTCGACCTGCACGGTTCCGAGGTGTCGCGGCTCGGTAGGCTCGCGCGCTTCGCGGAGATCACCGTGCCCGCCAGCGACACGCTGATCGACTACCTGCGCGCTGCGCTGTGGGCGGCCGACCTGACCGGCGGCCTGGTCGACCCCACCGTCGGGTCGCTCGCCTCAGACGACACATCCCGCGGCTGGGAACGGATCGTGCTCGGAGATGGCGTCGTGACGCTGCCACGCGGCTGCGTCCTGGACCTCGGCGCCACCGCCCCGGCCCGCGCGGCGGACCTGCTGGTGCGACGTCTCGCCGAGGAGCATCGCGGCGGGTTCCTGGTCAGCATCGGCGGCGACATGGCCGTCGCTGGCGACCATCCGGACGAGGGCTGGAGGATCCCCGTCACCAGCCCCACCGGAAAGATGCTGCAACTTGTCTCGACGACGAGGGCGGCGCTTGCCCGTTCCGCGTCCGCATCGACGGACGGAGCGCCCGCGGTGGTCGATCCGCGCACCGGCGACGCCGCCGACCGAGTGTGGACGCAGGTGACGGTCGCGGCATGCACCGCTCTCGAGGCCAACGCCTGGGCGACGGCATCGGTGGTGCTCGGCGAGCGGGCGCCCGACTGGCTGACGCACTTCGGCGTCTCGGCCCGGCTCGAACGTCGCACCGGCACGACCCGCTTCACGAAGGGCTGGCCGCACCCTCGCCTGGTCGCCGCTTAG
- a CDS encoding dipeptide/oligopeptide/nickel ABC transporter permease/ATP-binding protein, whose translation MSEVPVLAVPVTPVRKAGLVRRVLRNPVGLAAVAVLAVIGLAALLGGVLAPFDANQADAYKILADPGDGSLLGRDSAGRDILSRLLVSTQISVGASIVALVVALIIGVTAGLYAGYYKGWVDSVFSWVASLTMALPGIIVLLAARSVVGPSVWWAMVIFGVLMSPGFYRLVYASVSTVREELYVDAARVAGLSDTRIIARHILGVVRAPIIIQAAMVLGIAIAIQSGLEFLGIGDSQTPTWGSMLKDAFDSMYRKPLNMLWPALAIGLATVSLTLLANVMRDALERTVSRVKRRKRQAAGDKVAARNAAVLTHQDDARAAVRQGEVLLAVDDLRVGYDQPNGSVTEVVHGVGLTIRRGEVHGLIGESGSGKSQTSFAVLGLLPTGGRVLSGSIVFEGVDLVDGSARQHAAVRGKKIAYIPQEPMSNLDPMFTIGSQLTEPLRVTMGLSKADARRRALDLLARVGIPDPERTFNAYPHQVSGGMAQRVLIAGAVSCDPDLLIADEPTTALDVTIQAEVLDLIRDLQEELQMAVLLVTHNFGVVADLCDRVSVMKDGLIVETGPVRSIFANPLHDYTRSLLDAMLDEDGPVRAPLTEGEAS comes from the coding sequence ATGAGTGAGGTTCCAGTCCTGGCGGTCCCAGTGACGCCCGTGCGCAAGGCGGGCCTCGTGCGCCGAGTGCTCCGCAACCCCGTCGGTCTCGCGGCGGTCGCCGTGCTGGCCGTCATCGGCCTTGCCGCGCTCCTCGGAGGAGTGCTGGCCCCCTTCGACGCCAACCAGGCCGACGCCTACAAGATCCTGGCCGACCCCGGCGATGGTTCGCTGCTCGGCCGCGACAGCGCTGGGCGCGACATCTTGTCCCGGTTGCTTGTCTCTACTCAGATCTCCGTCGGCGCCTCCATCGTCGCGCTCGTCGTGGCGCTGATCATCGGGGTCACCGCGGGACTGTACGCCGGCTACTACAAGGGATGGGTCGACTCGGTGTTCAGCTGGGTCGCCTCCCTGACGATGGCGCTGCCTGGCATCATCGTCCTGCTCGCCGCCCGCTCCGTCGTCGGCCCGTCGGTCTGGTGGGCCATGGTGATCTTCGGTGTGCTGATGAGCCCGGGCTTCTATCGGCTCGTCTACGCCTCCGTCAGCACCGTCCGCGAGGAACTCTATGTCGACGCCGCACGGGTCGCGGGTCTCTCGGACACTCGCATCATCGCGCGCCACATCCTCGGCGTCGTCAGGGCACCCATCATCATCCAGGCGGCCATGGTGCTCGGCATCGCGATCGCCATCCAGTCCGGGCTCGAGTTCCTCGGCATCGGCGACAGCCAGACGCCCACCTGGGGCTCGATGCTGAAGGATGCGTTCGACTCGATGTACCGCAAGCCCCTCAACATGTTGTGGCCCGCGCTTGCCATCGGGCTCGCCACGGTGTCGCTCACGCTGCTGGCCAACGTCATGCGTGACGCGTTGGAGCGCACCGTCTCCAGGGTCAAGCGACGCAAGCGGCAGGCCGCGGGCGACAAGGTCGCCGCTCGCAATGCCGCGGTCCTCACGCATCAGGACGACGCCCGCGCCGCCGTCCGCCAAGGCGAGGTGCTGCTGGCCGTCGACGACCTGCGCGTCGGCTACGACCAGCCGAACGGCTCGGTAACCGAGGTCGTGCACGGGGTTGGCCTGACGATCCGCCGCGGCGAGGTCCACGGGCTGATCGGCGAATCAGGCTCCGGCAAGTCGCAGACGTCGTTCGCAGTGCTCGGCCTCCTGCCGACAGGTGGGCGGGTGCTGTCCGGCTCGATCGTGTTCGAGGGCGTGGACCTGGTGGACGGGTCCGCGCGCCAGCACGCAGCGGTCAGGGGAAAGAAGATCGCCTACATCCCGCAGGAGCCGATGAGCAACCTCGACCCGATGTTCACGATCGGCAGCCAGCTCACCGAGCCGCTGCGCGTCACCATGGGCCTCAGCAAGGCCGACGCCAGGCGTCGCGCCCTCGACCTGCTCGCGCGGGTCGGCATTCCCGACCCGGAGCGCACCTTCAACGCCTACCCGCACCAGGTCTCCGGCGGCATGGCGCAACGAGTCCTGATCGCCGGCGCAGTGTCCTGCGACCCCGACCTTCTCATCGCCGACGAGCCCACCACGGCGCTCGACGTCACCATCCAGGCCGAGGTGCTCGACCTGATCCGCGACCTGCAGGAAGAACTGCAGATGGCGGTGTTACTCGTCACGCACAACTTCGGCGTCGTCGCTGATCTGTGCGACCGGGTCTCGGTGATGAAGGACGGACTGATCGTCGAGACGGGCCCCGTCCGGTCGATCTTTGCCAACCCCTTGCACGACTACACCCGTTCACTCCTCGACGCGATGCTCGACGAGGACGGCCCGGTCAGGGCTCCACTCACGGAAGGAGAAGCGTCATGA